In the Balaenoptera musculus isolate JJ_BM4_2016_0621 chromosome 2, mBalMus1.pri.v3, whole genome shotgun sequence genome, TGCAAATTTTCACAGCAAATAGTACTTTAGTAATTATACCTAAAacatataaaatcattttttatatatttacgaCTAcactacttttttaaaacatctttattgaagtataattgctttacattgttgtgttagtttctgctgtatagcaaagtgaatcagctatacgtatacatatatccccatatcccctccctcttgcttttctctcccaccctccctatcccacccctctaggtggtcacaaagcacctagctgatctccctgtgctatgcggctgcttcccactagctatctattttacatttgactacttttttaaaaaagactatttttttagagcagttttaggtttacaataaaattgagaggaagttACAAGACTTCCCatctcctcccctgctcccacacaTGACAGCCTCCCTCATTTTCAACATCCTCTGAACTCTTCCTGTTCATctcttttccctccccaccccaccccaaccactgatttttttattgtctctacagtttcaccttttccagaatgtcacatagtttTGAACCATATAGTAGGTAGTCTTCTccaattggcttctttcacttactagtATACAGTTAAacttcctccatgttttttcaaGGCCTTATAGCTGATTCTTGTCTAgaactgaatgatattccattgtctggatgtaccaaaGTTGATTTATCTATTCCCCTAccaaaggacatcttggttgtttctaAGTTTGGGGAATTAAGAATAAAGCAGCTAAAAACATCCACGTTCAGGTTTTTGCATGGACATAAGCTCCCAACTGCTTTGGGTAAATGTTTAAGGAGCATGActgctggatcagatggtaacagtatgtttagttttgtaagaaaccatcaaattgtattccaaagtagctgcaccattttgcattcccaccaacaatgaatgaaagttcctgttgctccacatccttactgacgtttggtgttgtcagtactttgattttggccattctaattggtatgtagtggcatctcattgttggtttaatttgcatttccctgatgacatatgatttggagcatcttttcatatgctaatttcccatctgtatatcttctttgatgaggtgccTGGTCaggtcttttttccatttttaaattggattgcttgctttcttattgttgaaaTTCAAGTgttatttgtatactttggataacAGTCTTTATTGATTtgtcttctgtaaatattttctcccagtctgtggtttgttttctacttcttttgaTATTGTTTTTCACTGAGCAGAtggtttttaatattaatgaagtccagcttatcgaTTATGCCTTTCATGGATCATATCTTtggtgttatattttaaaaggcatcaCTATACCCAAGGTtactaggttttctcctatgttttcttctagaagttctatagttttgtgttttccaCCAGGCTTGCacacctgggataaatcccactaaATTATGGTGTGTAATTcttatagcttttttttaaattggagtataattgctttaaaatgttgtgttagtttctgctgtacaatgaagtgaatcagctatatgtataactatatcccctccctcttggacctccctcccacccacccccatcccgccAATCTAGGTCATCAccgagcactgagctgagctccccatgctatacagcatgttcccaccagctatctatttcacacatGGTAGTGAATTTATGTCAGACTTAATCTCCCAGTTGGTctcactctccccttcccccccgtgtccacatgtccattctctacatctacgtctctattcctgtcctgcaaataggttcgtctgtaccatttatctagattccacatatatgcattaatatacgatattagtttttctctttctggcttacttcactctgtatgacagatgctaggtctatccacatctctacaaattacccaatttcgttccttttatggctgagtaatagtccattgtatatatgtatcacatcttctgtATCAATTCATCTGCCGTTggatatttaggttttttccatatcctggctattgtaaatagtggtgcaatgaacattggggtacatgactctttttgaattatggttttctcagggtatatgtccagtagtgggattgctgggtcatatggtagttctatttttagttttttaaggaaactccatactgttctccatagtggctgtatcaatttacattcccaccaacagtgcaaaagggttcccttttctccacaccctctccaacatttactgtttgtagattttttgatgatggccattctgaccgctttgaggtaatacctcactgtagttttgatttgcatttctctaataattagtgatgttaagcatcttttcatgtgcctcttggccatctgtatgtcttctttggtgaaatgtctttttaggtcttccgcccattttttgattgggtttttttttgataatgagctccatgagctgtttgtatattttagagattaaccctttgtccgtttcttcatttgcaaatattttctcccattctgagggttgtccttttgtcttgtttatggtttcctttgttgtgcaaaagcttttaagtttcactaggtcccatttgtttatttttgtttttatttccataactctaggaggtgagtcaaaaaagatcttgctgtggtttatgtcaaagagtgttcttcctatgttttcctctaagagttttatagtgtctggtcttacatttaggtctttaatccactttgagtttatttttgtgtatggtgttagggagtgttctaatttcattcttttacatgtagctgtccagttttcccagcaccacttatggaagaggctgtcttttctccattgtatattcttgccccctttatcaaaaataaggtgaccatatgtgcgtgggtttatctctgggctttctatcctgttccattgatctatatttctgtttttgtgccagtaccatactgtcttgattactgtagctttgtagtatagtttgaagttggggagcctgattcctccagctccgtttttcattctcaagatttctttgactattcttggtcttttgtgtttccatacgaattgtaaaattttttgttctaattctgtgaagaatgccattggtagtttgatagggattgcattgaatctgtagattgctttgggtagtatagtcattttcacaatatttattttgcaatccaaggacatggtatatttctccatctgtttatgtcatctttgatttctttcatcagtgttttatagttttctgagtacaagtcttttgcctccttaggtaggtttattcctaggtattttattatttttgatgcaatggtaaatagtATTGTTtcgttaatttctctttctgattttttgttgttagtgtataggaatgcaagagatttctgtgcattaattttgtaacctgcaaccttaccaatttcattgattagttctagtagttttctggtggcatctttaggattttctacgtatagtatcatgtcatctgcaaacagtgacagttttacttcttcttttccaatttgtattccttttatttctttttcttctctgattgccatggctaggacttccaaaactatgttgaataagagtggtgagagtggacatccttgtcttgttcctgatctgagttgatatgctttcagtttttcaccattaacatttgctgtgggtttgtcatatatggcctttactatgttgaggtaggttaccTCTATGccctttttctggaaagtttttatcataaatcagtgttgaattttgtcaaaagatttttctgcatctattgagatgatcgtatggtttttattccttaatttgttaatatggtttatcacactgattgatttgcatatattgacgaattcttgcattcctgggataaaccccccttgatcatggtgtatgatccttctaatgtgttgttggattctgtttgctagtattttgttgaggacttttgcatctatgttcatcagtgatactagtctgtaattttcttttttgggatatctttgtctggttttggtatcacagtgatggtagcctcatagaacaaatttgggagtgttcctccctctgcaattttttggaagagtttgagaaggatgggtgttagctcttctctaaatgtttgatagaattctcctgtgaagccatctgtttgAGGAcatttgtttcttggaagatttttaattacagtttcaatgtcattacttgtggtaggtcagtttatattttctaattcttcctggttcagtcttggaaaactgtacctttccaagaatttgtccatttcttcccggttgtccattttattggcatacagttgtttgtaaTGGTCTCTTaaaatcctttctatttctgctgtgtcagttgtgatttctcctttttcatttctaattttactgattgagtcctctccctttttttcttgatgagtctggctaaaggtttatcaatcaattttgtttatcttctcaaagaaccaacttttagttttattgatctttgctattgttttcttcgtttctatttcattatttctgctctgatctttatgatttctttccttctactgactttgtgttttctttgttcttctttctctagttgctttaggtgtaaggatagattgtttatttgagatttttcttgtttcttgaggtaggattgaattgctataaacttccctcttagaactgcttttgctgcatcccataggttttgggtcattgtgttttcattgccatttctttctaggtattttttaatttcttctttgacttcttcagtgatctcttggttatttagtagtgcactgtttagcctccatatatttgtgttttttacattttttttcctgtaatcaatttctaatctcatagcattgtggtcagaaaagatgcttgatacgattttaattttcttaaattttctgatgcttgatttgtggcccaagatgtgatctatcctggagaatgttccatgtgcacttgagaagaaagtgtattctgccacttttgagtggaatgttctataaacatcaattaaatctatctggtctattgtatcatttaaagcttatttattttctgtttggatgatctgtccattggcgtaagtggggtgttaaagtcccctaccattattgtgttactgtcaatttcccctttcatggttgttagcatttgccttatgtattgaggtgctcctatgttgggtgcataaatatttacaattgttatatcttcttcttggattgaccccttgatcattatgtagtgtccttctttgtctcttgtaatagtctttattttaatgtctattttgtctgatatgacaattgctactccagccttcttttgatttccatttgcatggaatatgtttttccatcccctcactttcagtctgtatgtgtccctaggtctgaagtgggtctcttgtagacagcatatatacgggtcttgtttatgtatccattcagccagtctgtgtcttttggttggagcatttaatccagttacattcaaggttattattgatatgtatgttcctattaccattttcttaattgttttggctttgtttttgtgggtctttttcttctcttgtgtttcccacctagagaaatttctttagcatttgttgtaaagctggtttggtggtgctccattctcttagcttttgcttgtctgtaaagcttctgatttcttcATCGattctgagtgagatccttgctgggtagaataatcttggttgtaggtttttctttttcatcactttaagtatgtcctgccactccctctggcctgcagaatttctgctgaaaaatcagctgataaccttacagggattccattgtatgttttttttgcttttcccttgctacttttaatattttttctttgaatttaatatttgttagtttgattaatatgtgtcttggtatgttccTCCTAGGGtatatcctgtatgagactctctgtgcttcctggacttgggtgactatttcttttcccatgttagggaagttttctactataatctctttgaaaattttctcagaccctttctttttctcttcttcttctgggacccataggATTCGAATGGTGGTGCGTTTAgggttgtcccagaggtctctgagattgtcttcaatttttttcattcttttttctttttctgctcctcagcagttatttccaccattctgtcttccagttcacttattcgtttttctgcctcaggtattttgttattgattccttctagtgtatttttcatttcagttattgtcttgttcatctctgtttgtttgttctttagttcttctagaccttttttaaacattttttgtactTTCTCGAGCCGTGCCtctattctgtttctgagattctggatcatctttactgtcattactctaaattctttttcaggtagattgcttatttcctcttcatttatttggtcttataggtttttaccttgttccttcatctgtaacccTTTTTTTgtggcctctcttttttttttttttgatgggtgggtttgtgttcctgtcttactggttgtttggcctgaggcttccagcactggagtttgtaggctgttgggtagagctcagtcttggtgccgagatgaggacctccaggagacctcactccaatgaatattccctggggtctgaggttctctgctAGTCCAGTGGTCCTGACTTGGAGCTCACACCAGAGGAGCTCAGGCCCGACCCCTTGCTTGTGGACCAAGATCCTGCAAATAGTAcagggcagcaaaaaaaaaaaaaaaaaaaagtagcaaaacaataacaaagggaaaaaaataaaattagaaaactaacagatatgttagaaaaaataaaaatatagattaaacAACTACCGGAAGTTAAAACAGAATCACaataggaaaaaagaggaaaaaaaaaaaaaaaaagctgaataaggccttggctgtggggggcgggggttaGGCAGGGGCGAGGTTTAGGCAGTGGGCGGGGCCTATGTTTAGGACCCACAGGGccagaaaaggccctgggggctcggGGGTGGTGGGGCTTAGTCTCAACGTGCAGGAAGGGCCCAGGAgtgcctctggccttggaggGTGAAGGACCAGGtctgggaccccagcaggctccctgggcccaagtgggcaggggaggcGCCCTCTGCACCTCCCCTGATCCTCCGATCCTGGAGGGCCCCTCTCCAACCGCCTCTCCtctgctgccccacccccatctccctcctaGGCCCCAAGGACCCAGGCAGCCCAGAGCGGGCCCTCAGAGGGTGGAGGACCTggcccaggagcccagcaggcttcccagaGCTGATTGGGCAGGGGACATACTAGGCACACTCCCCCCTTATCCTCCGAGCCCCCCCAGGGTCCCTTCAGACATGGgaaatccttccctctcccagccacccctcggGGCACCAGTCCCATacagcctccacttctcctcctccctcacttccCCCCATGTCCTACCCAGTCTCtcgggggttcctcccatctccttgggtgctgaggtcccccaccagcaacCGGCAGGTGCCCTACTTGTGGGAAGACAGGAACTCTGCGTCCTTCCATGcagccatcttgactccgcctccctctttttatatctttttgtatttgatttgctaatatttcattgaggatttttgcctcaatgttcatgagagatattgttctgtagttttcttgtaatatttttgtctggttttagtattaggATAATGCTGGCTGCGtggaatgagttaggaaatattccttcctcttctgtcctCTTAAAAGAGATTgcagagaattggtataatttcttccttaaaagttaagtagaattcaccagtgaacccatctgtacctggtgctttctgttttggaaggatattaattattgattcaatttctttaattggtataggcctattcagatcatctatttcttcctgtgtgAGTTTTGACAGATTGTTTCTTTCAAGGAGTTGATCCATTTTGTCTAGGTCATCTAATTTGTGGACATAGAATTGTTCATAGCATTCCTTTGTTATCCTTCTAATTTCAGtgagatctgtagtgatgtcccctctttaatttctgatgttgctaatttgtgtcttctctttttttcttagtttgcaTGGCTAGAGGCATAACagttttatcaatcttttcaaagagccaggttgtagttttattgatttctctattgattttctgttttcaatttcaccgatttctgctctaattcttattatttcttttcctccccttaCATGGCATTTCATTTgctctcctttttctagtttcccaAGGTGGAAACCTAATTTATTGACTGtagatctttcttttctaatatgtgcATTCAATATTATAAGTTTCCATCTAAGCACTGCTTATGCTACATTCTACacattttgatgttttgttttcatttttatttactctaaaatatattttaatttctcttgggatttcttttttgacccatgtgttatttagaaatgtttaatatCCACATAATTGGAGATTTTTCTATTACCTGtctgttactgatttttaatttaattccattatgagAACAGacattatattatttctattcttttaaatttgttagtttctgttatgCCCCAGAATGTGgtttattttggtaaatgtttcttgtgagcttgagaagaatgtgtattctgcttttgtcAGATGAAGTAGACTGTAGATGTCAATTATATGCAGTTGATCGATAGTGTcattgagttcaactatgtctttactgattttctgactGTTGGAACTGTCCATTTCTGAGAGAGGGGTGTTGACATTTCCAACTATAATAGTGGTTTCATCTATTTCTCtgcatttctatcagtttttgccttatGTGGTTTGATGCTCTGCTGGTAGGTGTATACACATTAAGGATTATGTCTCCTTGGAGAACTGactcctttattattatgtaatgatGCCTTTCTTAACCCTTGAAAAATTTCCTTACTTTGAAATCTGGTCTGTCTGAAATGAATATAAGTACTTCTACTTTCTTCTGATTAAtattagcatggtatatttttctccatccatttaattttaatctaTATGTAAAGTTAACTTCATaactttttataaggacacaaaaGCTACATGGGTCTTAATACCAAAATCCATTAGAAGCAATGAGAattacaatataattttaatagcatAACGTTTAATCACACAGTGTAGAACTACCAATGTTTCATTAGCATAATTTGCTGCAATGCCTATTAAATACCATAGACTTGAACTTTATAAACATGTGTACACCCTTAGTAAactattaaattaaattacatactCAATAATTTTCCTCCTACATGGAGCCTTTTGTACACTCCTTCATTATTTATACAAAGTGTTGCAACTTTCCAAAATATCAGGCGTATTCATATTCAAATATTAGATACAAAATGCATTCAAATATTAGATACAAAATGCATTCTAAACTCAAATAAGTAATACTTTTCAGCTTATCTGAGCATTGTTCACTCTATAAATtctaatataaagataaatataaatgtatgtaaaatattttcatatttaagaatattaGAGTCAACTACTTGGTTATAAATTCTTCTTCATAAAGATTATCATGGTATTActtgaaagaaattatttatatgataatatttttagaattataaGTATTGTAAGTTTCTGTAGGATTGACAGAAGAAGATAAAGATACATTGTTAAACAAGATATCCTCCGGCCTTTCTTTAAGGGATTTAAAGATTAATGGGGAACTCAGAAAAGTAAACACATAATGAAAGTCTTTAAAAAGTGCTATAGTTAGGGTTCTATGAGAACTCATAAGAGGGACACTCCAATGCCTGATGAATGAATACTTATATACTTCAACTTTAATGTGTATATTCAGTAGATTACTCACTTCTGGACATAATACTACTTGATGAAAAATTATGGTCTGAGGTAATCTGaagattttgtattttacttttcacaaatgcatgatttaaattattattcccaGAGGGTAAGTAgaacacagaaaagaataaaacaggaaaatttaaACAATGCTTTAAGCTACCTGTTTCTCTATAGGGTACAATTAAAATACTTAGTATTCATCGGGTTATTATAGTTTGCCAGACAATGTAATGAGAACATTCCCtatcttggttaatcctctcaACCTTATAAAGTACTATTTAACCCTATTAAAGTATTAGTAATGTGCTCATCTTTTAGATGTGGAAACTGGGGTTTACAGTAGTCAAAGAATTTGCCCCAAGTCATAAAGCCAGAAGCTAAGCTTTCAACAACTGTGAATAGACCTCCTCTTATGGTGTAAGGAAAAACCATAAAGCATAGGGGGAGAGTGAGATTGGGGGATTTGGTGGAGTGGCAGGCAAGTTCAGTTATCCATTCTTTAGTCTATTTGTTATCACAGATCACTGCAGAGAATGCCTATGTTAAACATTGCTCTGCACACATAAGCCTCTCAGAAATCTTTCTAGCATCTGAAAATGTATGCAGAATGGAGAGCCCCTGCTATGAGTATCTGAGAGCATCCCAACATATGAAAGCAAATCACATAATTCTGTATCTAATTATTTAACATCAGGATAACCATTATTTACTATCACATAAGACActaatgcatttgtttttatatttgtaagtTGAACTTCTAATTTTCAACAGGGCTTGTACCTGACTGTATTCATGATGGTATCCAATTCCGCAAATAAGATATTCTTTTACTTTGAAATCTCCCTCTTCAATTAATGGCTTCCTATTATAAAACTTTATCTAGGTCTTACTGGTGTACCTTGACTTCATTATATTAAACTGAGTCAAATGTCTGAAACTAAATTTACTGCTTTCTATGCTGAAATCAATTGATTACATAAAAGTCGCTTGCCACAGCGGAATAAAGAGCATAATTCCATATTTGAAGGAGACCCTAAAACTACaattcaaatgtttttaaagaatctaAACATTATTCCATAATTACAAGTGTAtttcctaaaattaattttaactaattaattctTGTGATGTActttatataaacaataaaaaaatttcactCTTGGACTAACTTAGTGGGAAAACATGTTCTAATTTTTAAGAGGCTTTATTGAAGGGTGCTTTTAGAAAAAGTGCAGAATATGTAACTAAAATtaactattaacattttctgGAGATCAAGGGGAACCAACTTAGAAGACTATAACTTTGCTTAAATTTAGCAccatttgtatacattttaaaaattgacatgctacagtttttaaaaatagtttttttctctagcatctattcttcatttcttcctataGTGCAAAAACTTATCCCTGCCCCCAAAAAAGATTACAAATGCGCACATGTGCGTAACAAAGAGGTTTGACTATGGGACATTTCCTTGTTAAAAAGATGTCTCAAAGGTAGAGAAAATCCTGAATTTGGTTAAGTGATTGAAGTAAACATAAGAGAGAGTCACGAGTACATTTTTACAAAGGCCCAAGACGGGTGTGATCGTTCCCAGGACAATGATTAAACTAAGTCTAACAAAGATAAAGGGTAGATCCTGGAGCACGATGCCCAGGGAATTCAGAAGCGGGTTCTGGGGAGTCAGTATCATTcgaagaagagaaatgaaactgaaGATGTAGACGGGGTAGACCCAGCCTGACTTGTACACGTCGTGGTGCCCGGCCACCCGCACCATCTCTATGGTGTCGGACCACAGCAGAAAGCTCCAGAGGAAGATCTCAGAGCGCACGTCCCGCTGTGACATCGTTCTCAGGACTCCCTGCTCGAAGGTGGGCTCCTGGGGTCCCTCCAGCTCAGGAGTGGAGCCCCCTGTGGTGGCTCCTGGCAGCCGCGGCAGGCGGGTGCTCCCGGCTGGCTGCGAAGGTGTcaggttttcttcattttgcctCAATTCAAGCGTAACAGTTTTTATTTGCCACAAACTGGTCATGTGGATGTGCCTGTCTTCGTTACCTgcaataaattgatttatttacattttaactttaaatttttatttagaatttaacttttcttctaattttatttacatttaaattttaaattttttatttaaattttaaatttttatttagaatttaactttt is a window encoding:
- the TMEM236 gene encoding transmembrane protein 236, translating into MASGRLVKLLVFELLELAAFSVPTLVIMEQFADAYQSTSGTPDKTHYWLIVSCSIAYVSSVTLLIWVPVKVLLYRKRHLYQKIKGWRPVMMMCVVLTTLPSFSFSIAVTKVQKNINGSTDILPNTLPDLPVSLVLTCLIVVDIIEKLRTYPLRGRQKSNEDRHIHMTSLWQIKTVTLELRQNEENLTPSQPAGSTRLPRLPGATTGGSTPELEGPQEPTFEQGVLRTMSQRDVRSEIFLWSFLLWSDTIEMVRVAGHHDVYKSGWVYPVYIFSFISLLRMILTPQNPLLNSLGIVLQDLPFIFVRLSLIIVLGTITPVLGLCKNVLVTLSYVYFNHLTKFRIFSTFETSF